In Symmachiella dynata, the following are encoded in one genomic region:
- a CDS encoding ABC transporter ATP-binding protein: protein MPSAPPLLQARHLGRKIPGAQQWLLKDINLQIAAGERLAIIGPTGSGKSVLLRALSGLDPIDAGEILWRGNTITNADVPNFRRQAIYLRQRPAIFEGTVESNLRIAYSLSIRGDAEFQKKRVIDLLTQAGRDADFLDKSAAELSGGEAQITALIRALQCDPTLLLLDEPTASLDPASATAVEQMVVDWQQADDSRAVIWVSHDPAQVLRIATREFALDHGAEKE, encoded by the coding sequence ATGCCGTCCGCCCCTCCTTTGCTCCAAGCCCGTCACCTCGGTCGCAAGATTCCCGGCGCGCAGCAGTGGCTGCTCAAAGACATCAACCTGCAAATCGCCGCCGGAGAACGATTGGCGATCATCGGCCCCACCGGTTCCGGCAAAAGCGTGTTGCTCCGCGCTCTGTCGGGACTCGATCCCATCGATGCCGGCGAAATCCTCTGGCGCGGCAACACGATCACCAACGCGGACGTCCCGAATTTTCGTCGCCAAGCAATCTACTTGCGTCAACGCCCCGCAATTTTCGAAGGAACTGTCGAAAGCAACCTCCGCATCGCCTATTCATTAAGCATCCGCGGCGATGCAGAGTTTCAAAAAAAACGCGTGATCGATCTTTTAACACAAGCGGGTCGCGATGCGGACTTTCTCGACAAGTCGGCCGCTGAACTGTCCGGCGGCGAAGCCCAAATCACCGCCCTGATCCGCGCGCTGCAATGCGATCCCACATTACTGCTGCTCGACGAACCGACCGCCTCGCTCGATCCCGCCTCGGCAACGGCCGTCGAACAGATGGTCGTCGATTGGCAACAAGCTGACGACAGCCGAGCGGTGATTTGGGTCAGCCACGACCCCGCACAAGTCCTGCGGATCGCCACCCGTGAGTTCGCATTGGACCACGGCGCGGAGAAGGAGTGA
- a CDS encoding c-type cytochrome domain-containing protein, translating into MRRISLMIVCLVAAYAAMPVGAEEPVDKQEFPAPSYSRDVQRVFKKYCIACHNEDEQESGLSLHDFSALMRGGDSGEKLIVPGKPAESWLLLLLQGEEEPQMPPEGEKQPRAEEIAGIARWIAAGAKNSDADEVKSTGYDAPDVPQVLPQGPVTPAIVSVAVSPDGKRLAAVRHREVVLLNADDGKVITNFKGAEHPLNAVAFSPDGQWIAAAGGPAGIGGSVRLWKIDGEPARGFHGHDDSIYGLAFSPDGKLLATSSYDKLIKLWDVATGQEAATLKHHTAAVFDVAFSPDGKTLASVGDDQTVKLWDVASGKRMVTLSEPTGSMNAVEFHPSGKEVVAVGIDKTLRVWNWDGKSAKIRKSVFAHDAIVLDVAYAPDGKTLFTAAEDGRIKAWDAVGLNLLRTVENLTDWPHALAVRPDGKRIFAGLYDGNLLAFDTEKSQPPQVLIAGRRAEPVAEEKPESAKVAERPRDPELSSISPRTAVRGTTAKFTLSGRNIADADALFVAPGDLKAKLLPSDGKDPNKIQCEVELPADLMPRMVSLRLHTPTGSTGSRAFYVGPFAEQGEKEANDTPETATVAELPKTLVGTINRKGDRDLWRFDAPAGAEIVFALRGTGFGSKLDAELSILDEAGKVLARSQRHPNQRDAVIGYRFENAGSYLLRVEDLRFSGGGGHYYYIHAGQFPYVEGVFPLGVTAGAKNADVLQARGFNLGDASQIDVEGKSPGDRNDRLKTELGPTLNTVRYELSEFPEVVEVEPNDTPAQAQLLSVPGALSGRVMTSSEGSGAADVVAFEAKQGDRLLIQVSARRAGSLLDSVIEILTAEGEPVGRQTLQAVSETFITLRDHSSKRDGIRLQNWDGFEINDYLMLGGEVIKIRALPLGPDEDVKFFANGGRLGYFGTTPQGHAVNSSVYKIEVHPPGQSFPPSGLPIVALNYRNDDGGPGLGSDSQLFFDVPADGKYLVRINDVRGLSGDDFFYRLAIRRPQPDFRISMNPADPNIPRGGNLPVTINASRLEGFDGAIDVRIEGLPAGITATAGRIGPDDSSCVVTFSAPESVETLGTETRNVQAIGTATVGDKTVEQRSSTGFGLHQVSLAPPPTLEVAVSPQEAVIEPGQEVRFQLKLKRNYGFNSRVPIAVQNLPHGIRVLHVGLNGVLIPEGQTEQSFVVKCEPWVPRQKISFYATARVEATGERNSSVPILLEATGVPSAVAGGR; encoded by the coding sequence ATGCGAAGAATTTCACTGATGATTGTTTGTCTTGTCGCTGCTTATGCCGCGATGCCGGTCGGCGCTGAGGAACCGGTGGATAAACAAGAATTCCCGGCGCCGTCGTATTCCCGCGATGTGCAGCGCGTGTTTAAGAAGTATTGCATCGCTTGCCATAACGAGGACGAGCAGGAGAGCGGTCTGAGTCTGCACGATTTTTCCGCGTTGATGCGCGGAGGGGACAGTGGCGAGAAACTGATCGTTCCCGGCAAACCGGCGGAGAGTTGGTTATTGCTGCTGCTGCAGGGTGAAGAAGAGCCGCAGATGCCGCCCGAGGGAGAAAAGCAACCGCGCGCTGAAGAAATTGCCGGCATTGCGCGGTGGATTGCAGCGGGTGCTAAGAATTCCGATGCGGACGAAGTGAAGTCTACCGGCTACGACGCGCCGGACGTGCCGCAGGTTCTCCCCCAAGGCCCAGTCACTCCGGCGATTGTCTCCGTTGCGGTTTCGCCTGACGGCAAACGGTTAGCGGCTGTGCGACATCGTGAGGTGGTTTTGCTCAACGCCGACGATGGGAAAGTGATTACCAATTTCAAGGGGGCCGAGCATCCGCTCAATGCAGTCGCGTTCAGTCCCGATGGACAATGGATCGCAGCGGCGGGTGGTCCGGCGGGAATTGGGGGGAGTGTGCGGCTGTGGAAAATTGACGGCGAACCAGCAAGGGGATTCCACGGGCATGACGATTCGATTTACGGATTGGCGTTCAGTCCCGATGGAAAACTGCTGGCCACGTCGAGCTACGATAAGCTGATCAAATTGTGGGACGTGGCCACAGGCCAGGAGGCGGCCACGCTTAAGCATCACACGGCTGCCGTGTTTGACGTTGCGTTCAGTCCCGATGGCAAAACGTTGGCCTCGGTCGGCGACGACCAGACAGTCAAGTTGTGGGACGTTGCCAGTGGAAAGCGGATGGTCACGCTCAGCGAACCGACTGGCAGCATGAATGCGGTCGAGTTTCATCCGTCGGGCAAAGAAGTGGTGGCGGTGGGTATCGACAAGACGTTGCGGGTTTGGAACTGGGATGGCAAGTCGGCCAAGATTCGCAAAAGCGTATTCGCCCACGATGCGATCGTGTTGGATGTGGCGTACGCACCGGACGGAAAAACATTGTTTACGGCTGCGGAAGATGGTCGAATTAAGGCGTGGGATGCTGTCGGGCTGAATCTGTTGCGGACTGTAGAAAATTTGACGGATTGGCCGCACGCCTTAGCGGTTCGCCCAGACGGTAAACGGATCTTCGCCGGTCTGTATGACGGCAATTTACTGGCGTTTGACACTGAAAAATCTCAGCCGCCGCAGGTGCTCATTGCTGGACGACGCGCGGAACCCGTTGCGGAAGAGAAGCCGGAATCCGCCAAAGTGGCCGAACGTCCCCGCGATCCGGAACTCTCTTCAATCAGCCCACGGACGGCGGTGCGGGGGACGACGGCGAAGTTCACCTTGTCGGGACGCAATATCGCCGATGCCGACGCGTTGTTTGTCGCTCCGGGAGACCTGAAAGCCAAATTATTGCCTTCCGATGGCAAGGACCCGAACAAGATCCAATGCGAAGTAGAACTTCCCGCCGACTTGATGCCGCGGATGGTTTCGCTGCGACTGCATACGCCAACGGGCAGCACCGGGAGCCGGGCGTTTTATGTTGGTCCATTTGCGGAGCAGGGGGAGAAGGAAGCGAACGATACGCCTGAAACCGCGACGGTGGCGGAGTTGCCCAAAACATTGGTGGGGACGATCAACCGCAAAGGGGACCGCGATCTGTGGCGATTTGATGCGCCCGCTGGAGCGGAGATTGTGTTTGCGCTGCGAGGGACCGGCTTTGGATCGAAATTAGATGCCGAGTTGTCGATCTTGGACGAAGCGGGAAAAGTGTTGGCCCGTTCGCAGCGGCATCCCAACCAGCGGGATGCGGTGATCGGGTACCGGTTTGAGAATGCAGGATCGTACTTGTTACGCGTCGAGGACCTGCGGTTTTCCGGTGGCGGTGGACACTATTATTACATCCATGCCGGCCAGTTCCCCTACGTCGAGGGCGTGTTTCCGTTGGGAGTGACAGCTGGGGCAAAAAATGCTGACGTGCTTCAAGCTCGCGGTTTCAATCTGGGCGATGCGTCGCAGATTGACGTCGAGGGCAAATCGCCCGGTGACCGTAACGACCGGTTGAAAACCGAATTGGGGCCGACGTTGAACACCGTGCGATATGAATTGAGCGAATTTCCCGAGGTGGTTGAAGTCGAGCCCAACGACACGCCGGCACAAGCACAGTTGTTGTCAGTCCCAGGCGCTCTGAGCGGGCGAGTGATGACCAGTAGCGAAGGCAGCGGCGCGGCGGATGTTGTGGCGTTTGAAGCGAAGCAAGGGGACCGGCTATTGATCCAGGTCTCCGCGCGGCGGGCGGGGTCGCTGTTGGATTCGGTGATCGAGATTCTGACCGCTGAGGGCGAACCGGTCGGTCGGCAAACGTTGCAGGCGGTCTCTGAAACGTTTATTACGCTGCGGGACCATAGTTCGAAGCGGGATGGCATTCGACTGCAGAACTGGGATGGCTTTGAGATCAACGACTATCTGATGTTGGGCGGCGAGGTGATCAAAATCCGCGCCTTGCCACTCGGGCCGGATGAGGATGTGAAATTCTTCGCCAACGGCGGGCGTCTGGGATATTTCGGCACCACCCCGCAGGGGCACGCTGTGAATTCGTCGGTGTACAAAATCGAAGTGCATCCACCCGGTCAATCGTTTCCGCCCAGCGGCTTGCCCATCGTGGCCTTGAACTATCGAAACGACGATGGCGGGCCGGGGCTGGGGAGTGATTCCCAACTCTTTTTTGACGTACCGGCTGACGGCAAATATTTAGTGCGCATCAACGATGTCCGTGGACTGTCGGGCGACGACTTTTTTTACCGCCTCGCCATTCGCCGGCCGCAACCTGATTTTCGGATCTCGATGAACCCCGCCGATCCGAACATTCCTCGCGGCGGAAATCTACCGGTCACGATCAATGCGTCGCGTCTGGAAGGGTTCGATGGAGCGATTGATGTTCGAATCGAGGGGTTGCCCGCCGGCATCACCGCAACCGCTGGGCGGATCGGCCCCGATGATTCTTCGTGTGTCGTGACGTTTTCAGCTCCGGAATCGGTCGAGACATTGGGTACCGAAACGAGAAACGTGCAGGCGATTGGCACCGCAACTGTGGGTGACAAAACCGTGGAGCAGCGTAGTTCGACTGGGTTTGGATTGCATCAGGTCTCCTTGGCGCCGCCGCCGACATTGGAGGTAGCCGTCAGTCCCCAGGAGGCGGTGATTGAACCGGGGCAGGAAGTGCGGTTTCAGTTGAAATTGAAACGGAACTATGGATTTAACAGCCGAGTGCCGATTGCGGTCCAGAACCTGCCGCATGGAATTCGGGTATTACACGTGGGGCTCAACGGTGTGTTAATCCCCGAGGGGCAGACCGAGCAATCATTTGTGGTGAAATGCGAGCCGTGGGTGCCGCGGCAAAAGATCTCGTTCTATGCGACCGCCCGTGTCGAGGCGACTGGGGAGCGAAATAGTTCTGTGCCGATTTTGCTGGAAGCAACTGGAGTCCCCAGCGCCGTGGCTGGAGGGAGGTGA
- a CDS encoding ATP-binding cassette domain-containing protein produces the protein MITKNPHPLERLVSRKKLFQGQALRCLLWSAGGSIVLCLMLVFGWLLASVLVDDGQLELTAAEFKQLQAIASPYEIPVDPEVSDSVELADRGILPAVWRARTCVCGKVLAAAHGRIEALQRNSSAVTFLAVMIGLSGALCAMMYSRGRTCAMREAVGITTSQRRAVHRQTLRLAPSALPDHRNGELRTLFSSDMDQLQEGLYYWTLRWAREPVKLLLLAMLAIATGPIVAGSVMLLLLGSWLLIAWQKQQGRALRALGKSRAEEKLRLLAESLNTTRLVRGYGKEMEAFEDEQFQQHLAQLSQETTQWMRQDWVQRWGLTMLAAFVGGVVLMFVGNQILNPARAFSLPSAILLILAIGCMHVPLRNLWNLPRDVADGARVSARIENYLARTPHVGQAVGAKFLQPMAKSLIFDNVVFEGSDHELLLNGCSFQVKAGTQVAVVSMDPWEARTVAHLLPRFIEPKSGQILIDGEDVAWVTLDSLRAEAIMVSARDPFFTGTVLENIRCGDTHYSLQDVTDAAKLTHAHNFILKLPLGYETVIGEHGEQLDPGQVFRLGLARAILRDPALLIIEEPEESMDEGAKSLLDDAYSRIRPGRTIIYLPHRMATLRRADEIIVLHKGQVAAMGNHAALVKSSSIYAHWEYSNFNTFRHEVEAKT, from the coding sequence GTGATCACCAAGAATCCTCATCCCTTGGAACGCCTCGTCTCTCGGAAAAAGTTGTTTCAAGGGCAGGCACTGCGGTGTCTACTCTGGTCGGCCGGCGGGTCGATCGTGCTTTGCTTAATGCTGGTGTTCGGTTGGTTGCTGGCGAGCGTATTGGTCGACGATGGACAGTTAGAGTTAACCGCGGCCGAATTCAAACAGTTGCAGGCGATTGCCAGCCCCTACGAGATTCCGGTGGACCCTGAAGTCTCCGACAGTGTCGAATTGGCCGATCGCGGGATCTTGCCGGCGGTTTGGCGGGCGCGGACGTGCGTGTGCGGAAAAGTATTGGCAGCAGCGCATGGACGAATTGAGGCTCTGCAGAGAAACTCCAGCGCTGTGACGTTCTTGGCGGTCATGATCGGTCTGAGCGGCGCGCTGTGTGCGATGATGTATTCGCGGGGCCGGACCTGCGCCATGCGCGAGGCGGTGGGCATCACCACCTCGCAGCGGCGAGCCGTGCATCGTCAGACGTTGCGATTGGCACCGTCGGCGTTGCCGGACCATCGCAACGGGGAACTGCGGACGTTGTTCTCGTCGGACATGGATCAATTGCAGGAGGGACTGTATTACTGGACGCTGCGTTGGGCGCGGGAACCAGTGAAATTGTTGCTGCTGGCCATGCTGGCAATTGCCACCGGGCCGATCGTCGCTGGAAGCGTGATGTTGTTGTTGCTGGGAAGTTGGTTGTTGATCGCTTGGCAGAAGCAGCAGGGCCGCGCGTTGCGGGCATTGGGCAAGTCGCGTGCAGAAGAAAAACTGCGGTTGCTCGCCGAAAGTCTGAACACCACGCGGTTGGTACGGGGATATGGCAAGGAGATGGAGGCGTTTGAGGACGAACAATTCCAGCAGCATTTGGCGCAGCTCTCACAGGAAACAACGCAGTGGATGAGGCAGGATTGGGTGCAGCGTTGGGGGTTAACGATGTTGGCCGCATTTGTGGGCGGCGTGGTGCTGATGTTTGTCGGGAATCAGATTCTGAATCCAGCAAGGGCATTTTCTTTGCCCTCGGCGATATTGCTGATTCTGGCAATCGGTTGCATGCATGTACCGCTGCGCAATCTGTGGAATTTACCGCGAGACGTCGCAGACGGGGCGCGGGTTTCGGCGCGGATTGAAAATTACCTCGCGCGAACTCCGCACGTGGGACAGGCGGTGGGCGCGAAATTCCTGCAGCCGATGGCAAAGTCGTTGATTTTTGACAACGTCGTCTTTGAAGGCTCGGACCATGAATTGCTGCTGAACGGCTGCAGTTTTCAGGTCAAAGCTGGGACGCAGGTGGCGGTGGTCTCGATGGATCCCTGGGAGGCGCGGACGGTGGCACACTTGTTGCCGCGGTTCATCGAACCCAAGTCGGGGCAGATTCTCATCGATGGCGAAGATGTCGCCTGGGTGACGCTCGACTCCCTGCGAGCCGAAGCAATCATGGTCAGTGCCCGAGATCCATTTTTTACCGGGACCGTGTTAGAAAACATCCGCTGCGGCGATACGCATTATTCATTGCAAGACGTGACCGATGCGGCGAAGCTGACGCACGCGCATAACTTCATTCTCAAATTGCCGCTGGGTTACGAAACAGTAATCGGCGAGCATGGGGAACAACTCGATCCGGGGCAGGTGTTCCGTTTAGGGTTGGCGCGGGCAATCCTCCGTGATCCGGCGCTGTTGATCATCGAGGAGCCTGAGGAATCGATGGACGAGGGGGCCAAGTCGCTCCTGGACGATGCCTACAGTCGTATCCGACCGGGGCGGACGATCATCTATTTGCCGCACCGCATGGCGACGCTGCGCCGCGCGGATGAAATCATCGTGCTTCACAAAGGGCAAGTCGCCGCAATGGGGAACCATGCGGCACTGGTGAAGTCTTCGTCGATTTACGCGCACTGGGAGTATTCCAATTTCAATACGTTCCGGCATGAAGTGGAAGCGAAGACATAG
- a CDS encoding DUF1549 domain-containing protein, translating into MMRHILVAICLLPVVANLAVADGPVVLPAQVTLDGPHAGQRLIVEEMRGGKAFGDLTGQAKFSTADPKVATVDAQGRVQPVGDGETVIRAEVAGQTSEAKIIVRHHGRTEPWSFANDVQAVLTKTGCNMGSCHGAQSGKKGFKLALRGYDHEADYDTLTRRSRGRRVIPSDPARSLILLKATGAIPHGGGTRFGTDSREYHIVSQWIAEGAMGPSEADTHVAELAVLPEQVTLKPGDAQQIVVLATYSDGTVRDVTQWAMYDTTEMGVAAVDQQGKVDVVGAGESAITVWFGSKVAVATISVPYDNKVDGQLFAQTSQVNFVDDLILEKLKTLRIPPSRQAGDGEFLRRVYLDTMGILPTVEETRAFLADESPGKRARLIDQILQRTEYVDYWTYKWSDLLLVSSKQLDGAAVWAFYSWLRKCVEENKPWDQLAQDVVTARGSTLDNGAANFFVLHKDPQQLTEATSLTFLGMSITCARCHDHPMERWTQDDYYGMANLFGRVRQKDGAVGGEIVVFPVTEGNVPHPRRLEVPIPQPLDGEPLAVDDPRDRRAHLAEWLTAAENPYFARAIVNRVWANFMGRGLVQPVDDLRSTNPASNEKLLSALADDLRKHNYDVKHLIRTILNSAAYQRSAEPVEGNEADDRFYSHFLLKRMPAEVMLDAFSQTTGVPTQFPGFPKGWRAQQLPDSNIVSYFLSAFGRPSREFVCTCERTEDPNVTQTLHLTNGKTLNDKLKSDDCVATTMTKEKLTDEQVIERVYLGALTRFPTEAEKAALLKAFAESTSAAVDEKQAVDEKVAAEQRQALIADFIWATLSSKEFLFIH; encoded by the coding sequence ATGATGCGACATATTCTCGTAGCGATTTGCCTGTTGCCGGTGGTGGCCAATTTGGCGGTGGCAGACGGCCCGGTGGTTTTGCCGGCCCAGGTGACATTGGATGGTCCGCATGCCGGGCAACGGTTGATCGTGGAAGAGATGCGCGGCGGGAAGGCGTTTGGCGATCTGACCGGACAGGCCAAGTTTTCCACCGCTGATCCCAAGGTCGCCACGGTCGATGCCCAAGGCCGCGTGCAACCGGTTGGCGATGGCGAAACAGTGATTCGTGCGGAAGTTGCCGGTCAGACATCGGAGGCGAAAATTATCGTACGTCATCATGGGCGGACGGAGCCTTGGAGTTTTGCCAACGATGTCCAAGCTGTTCTGACCAAGACCGGTTGCAACATGGGATCCTGTCACGGTGCGCAATCGGGCAAGAAGGGATTCAAACTGGCGCTGCGGGGATATGACCACGAAGCGGACTACGACACGTTGACGCGGCGCTCGCGAGGGCGGCGGGTGATTCCCAGTGATCCGGCGCGAAGTTTGATATTACTCAAAGCGACCGGCGCGATCCCACACGGGGGCGGAACGCGCTTTGGAACGGACAGCAGGGAATATCACATTGTCTCGCAATGGATCGCCGAAGGAGCTATGGGGCCCAGTGAAGCGGATACGCATGTTGCCGAACTAGCAGTGCTGCCCGAACAGGTCACGCTCAAACCAGGAGATGCGCAGCAGATTGTTGTGCTGGCAACTTACAGCGATGGCACTGTGCGCGATGTGACGCAATGGGCGATGTATGACACGACGGAAATGGGCGTTGCCGCTGTCGACCAACAAGGGAAAGTCGACGTGGTTGGAGCGGGGGAATCGGCCATCACGGTTTGGTTTGGTAGCAAGGTTGCCGTGGCGACAATCAGCGTGCCATATGACAACAAGGTCGATGGACAACTTTTCGCACAAACGTCGCAGGTGAATTTTGTCGATGATTTGATTTTGGAAAAACTGAAGACGCTCCGCATTCCGCCTTCGAGACAGGCCGGCGACGGGGAGTTTTTGCGGCGGGTCTATCTCGACACGATGGGGATACTGCCAACTGTTGAAGAAACGCGAGCGTTTTTGGCGGACGAGTCGCCCGGCAAGCGGGCGCGGTTGATTGATCAGATTTTACAGCGAACGGAGTACGTCGATTATTGGACCTACAAGTGGTCCGATCTGTTGTTGGTCAGTAGCAAGCAATTGGATGGGGCGGCCGTTTGGGCGTTTTACAGTTGGTTGCGGAAATGCGTTGAAGAGAACAAACCGTGGGATCAACTGGCCCAGGATGTTGTGACGGCGCGGGGCAGCACATTGGATAACGGAGCAGCGAACTTTTTTGTATTGCACAAAGATCCGCAACAACTGACCGAGGCGACGTCGTTGACCTTTTTAGGGATGTCGATCACCTGCGCGCGGTGCCACGACCATCCCATGGAACGTTGGACGCAGGACGATTATTACGGCATGGCCAATTTGTTCGGCCGTGTGCGACAAAAGGATGGGGCTGTCGGCGGCGAGATTGTTGTGTTTCCCGTAACTGAGGGGAACGTTCCGCACCCGCGGCGTCTGGAAGTCCCGATACCCCAACCGCTCGACGGCGAACCGTTGGCGGTGGATGATCCGCGTGATCGCCGCGCGCATTTGGCGGAATGGTTGACGGCGGCGGAGAATCCGTATTTTGCGCGGGCAATCGTGAATCGAGTCTGGGCGAATTTCATGGGACGGGGGTTGGTGCAACCGGTTGACGATTTGCGGTCCACGAATCCCGCCTCGAATGAAAAATTGCTGTCCGCTTTGGCCGATGATTTGCGGAAACACAACTATGACGTGAAACATCTGATCCGCACGATTCTCAATTCGGCCGCTTATCAGCGCTCAGCGGAGCCGGTGGAGGGGAACGAGGCGGACGATCGTTTTTACTCGCATTTTTTGTTGAAGCGCATGCCGGCCGAGGTGATGCTGGATGCGTTTTCGCAGACGACCGGTGTGCCGACTCAGTTTCCTGGATTTCCCAAAGGTTGGCGGGCGCAACAGTTGCCCGATAGCAATATCGTCTCCTACTTCTTAAGCGCCTTCGGCCGCCCGTCACGGGAGTTCGTGTGCACTTGCGAGCGAACTGAAGATCCGAATGTGACACAGACGTTGCATTTGACCAACGGCAAGACGCTCAATGACAAATTGAAGTCGGATGACTGTGTGGCAACGACGATGACCAAAGAAAAACTGACGGACGAGCAGGTCATCGAGCGGGTTTATTTGGGCGCTTTGACGCGGTTTCCCACAGAAGCAGAGAAAGCGGCGCTGTTGAAAGCGTTTGCGGAATCGACCTCCGCTGCAGTTGATGAAAAGCAGGCGGTGGATGAAAAAGTTGCGGCGGAACAACGCCAAGCACTGATTGCCGACTTCATCTGGGCGACACTGTCGAGCAAGGAGTTTTTATTCATTCATTAG
- a CDS encoding ABC transporter permease: MRSFSGTWIIAVATMKEAIRQPFFFLLIAISVILMVLNTFLPFFSLGDDVKMLKDCGLATLLISGLLLAVWTASQSIAAEIEGKTAITLLSKPITRRQFIMGKYLGILMGVFIFFVPVVIVFLACIYYKVPYDFREASEVNYMAAHSWIEIVQVLPGIALIFMEVSILAAISVAISTRLPMVVNMVACLAIFVVGHLTPTLVNSGALQNELVDFFARLIATILPALEVFNVQAAVATGAPVPGIYLGWSAIYAVAYSAAAILLAFILFEDRDLA, encoded by the coding sequence ATGAGAAGTTTTTCCGGCACGTGGATCATTGCTGTGGCCACGATGAAAGAAGCGATTCGGCAGCCGTTTTTTTTCCTGCTGATCGCGATTTCAGTCATCCTGATGGTGCTGAACACGTTTTTGCCATTCTTTTCGTTGGGCGATGACGTCAAGATGCTCAAAGACTGCGGATTGGCGACGCTGTTGATCAGCGGTTTGCTGCTGGCGGTCTGGACGGCCAGCCAAAGCATTGCGGCAGAAATCGAAGGGAAAACGGCAATCACGCTGTTGTCCAAACCGATCACGCGGCGGCAGTTCATCATGGGGAAATATCTTGGAATTCTGATGGGGGTGTTCATCTTTTTCGTCCCCGTCGTCATCGTGTTTCTGGCCTGCATTTATTACAAGGTTCCCTACGATTTTCGGGAAGCCTCGGAAGTCAACTATATGGCGGCACACTCTTGGATCGAGATTGTCCAAGTCTTACCGGGAATTGCGTTGATCTTTATGGAGGTCAGTATTCTGGCGGCGATTAGCGTGGCGATTTCCACCCGCCTGCCGATGGTCGTCAACATGGTCGCCTGTTTGGCAATTTTTGTTGTGGGGCACCTGACGCCGACGTTGGTGAACTCGGGAGCATTGCAAAACGAGTTGGTCGACTTCTTTGCCCGACTGATTGCGACGATCTTGCCGGCCCTCGAGGTCTTTAATGTCCAGGCAGCTGTTGCGACTGGTGCGCCGGTGCCGGGGATCTATTTGGGTTGGTCCGCCATCTATGCGGTCGCATATAGCGCCGCGGCGATATTGCTGGCATTTATTCTTTTCGAGGACCGCGATCTGGCGTAA
- a CDS encoding ABC transporter permease has product MKATYVELSNYEVAFAAALIIINGLISLFLRLGLERMLFLGALRTIVQLVLVGFVLKWVFAVQQWYIVVAVMLVMTAIAAIAAVRRTGLVYPGVYLDSMLSICASCWIVSAFALLTVMRQVTPWYDPQYAIPLLGMILGNTLNGIALGLNQLGEELSSRRDRVETLLSLGATRWEAGREPVRQAIRTGMIPIINSMMVVGIVSLPGMMTGQLIAGVDPGQAVKYQIVIMFLIASGTAMGTVGVVLLGFRRLFNSRHQFCYSKLQRR; this is encoded by the coding sequence ATGAAAGCCACCTACGTCGAACTCTCAAACTACGAAGTCGCGTTTGCGGCTGCCCTGATCATTATCAATGGCCTGATCTCACTCTTCCTACGCCTCGGCCTGGAGCGGATGCTGTTCCTCGGAGCACTCCGCACGATCGTCCAATTGGTACTGGTCGGATTTGTGCTCAAATGGGTCTTTGCGGTCCAACAATGGTACATCGTCGTCGCTGTGATGTTGGTCATGACCGCGATCGCCGCCATCGCTGCCGTGCGACGCACCGGCTTGGTTTATCCCGGTGTCTATCTCGATAGCATGCTCTCCATCTGCGCCAGTTGTTGGATCGTGTCAGCCTTTGCGCTGCTGACCGTCATGCGGCAGGTCACCCCCTGGTACGACCCACAATATGCCATTCCACTGCTGGGCATGATTCTGGGCAACACGCTCAACGGCATCGCGCTGGGCCTAAACCAGCTCGGCGAAGAACTCTCCAGCCGCCGCGACCGTGTGGAAACGCTGCTATCATTGGGTGCCACGCGCTGGGAAGCAGGTCGCGAGCCGGTCCGCCAAGCGATTCGCACGGGTATGATTCCGATCATCAATTCCATGATGGTCGTCGGCATCGTCAGCCTGCCCGGCATGATGACCGGACAACTCATCGCCGGCGTCGACCCCGGCCAAGCAGTCAAATACCAAATCGTGATCATGTTTCTCATCGCATCAGGCACCGCCATGGGAACCGTGGGCGTGGTCTTGCTGGGATTTCGCCGCCTATTCAACTCGCGACACCAATTTTGCTACTCAAAACTGCAGCGCCGTTGA
- a CDS encoding acylphosphatase produces MSEDAEAQSPYTERVIFRGQVQGVGFRYRTRRLARGYPVTGYVKNLADGTVELIAQGDEDDVSKFVDELSRVMERNISAADRRPLDPSERYAGFSIRR; encoded by the coding sequence GTGAGCGAGGACGCTGAGGCACAGTCGCCGTATACCGAACGGGTGATTTTTCGAGGTCAGGTGCAAGGGGTCGGTTTTCGCTATCGGACGCGTCGCCTGGCAAGGGGTTATCCTGTAACGGGTTATGTCAAGAATCTCGCCGACGGCACGGTCGAGCTGATTGCTCAGGGGGACGAGGATGACGTCAGTAAGTTTGTGGACGAACTCAGCCGGGTCATGGAGAGGAATATTTCTGCAGCGGACCGTCGTCCTCTAGACCCGAGCGAGCGGTATGCCGGGTTTTCGATTCGCCGTTGA